From Nicotiana tabacum cultivar K326 chromosome 15, ASM71507v2, whole genome shotgun sequence, the proteins below share one genomic window:
- the LOC142169793 gene encoding uncharacterized protein LOC142169793, with product MVIAWLLNSLSKDIAESVIYSQTAEDLWNELEQRYGQADGTKLFQLQRELNNINQGTKDVAGYFTKLKRIWDQMKVLNTFMTCNCDCKYAAKSHNHKMNEDQKLIQFLMGLNDIYSGVRDNILMTKPLPTTAQTYSIILQEETQREIHSGNHVSTKSAAFMLTGQRWNRQRNIAKRQDIFGYLKHFKISKQRKRGYGNHQANEVNAEEGDNGGTGANAMLTSVNSQGFTKEQHEKLIQMFRTVQGSSGSTSNFEPGVSANLAGATHYMEYDRNLLHNIKKLSNPIFINLPNSYKVKVTIVGSLFLNSDLEIHNVLVVSTFKHNLLSVYQLCKQVNCILIFTKHGCFIQSPSMKMYQLFGEATCLYIQKDNTYQALSKLHVQVSPVASQLPKCNAIESCPFVSKSACSKSLSHVYSESLSPVCHENLNERTNEIIPNCNVSTL from the exons ATGGTCATTGCTTGGTTGCTTAACTCTCTCAGCAAGGATATTGCAGAGAGTGTTATTTACTCTCAGACGGCTGAAGATCTTTGGAATGAGCTAGAGCAGCGTTATGGACAAGCTGATGGGACTAAGTTGTTCCAGTTACAAAGAGAGCTAAACAACATCAACCAAGGAACTAAAGATGTGGCAGGGTATTTCACTAAGCTGAAGAGAATCTGGGATCAAATGAAGGTCTTAAATACTTTTATGACTTGCAACTGTGATTGCAAATATGCTGCAAAGTCACACAACCACAAGATGAACGAGGACCAAAAGCTAATACAATTTCTGATGGGGCTGAATGATATTTACAGTGGAGTAAGAGATAATATCCTAATGACGAAACCACTCCCCACAACTGCACAAACTTACTCAATCATCTTGCAAGAGGAAACTCAAAGGGAGATACACTCGGGTAATCATGTCTCCACTAAATCTGCTGCTTTTATGTTGACTGGACAGAGATGGAATAGACAAAGGA ATATTGCAAAAAGACAGGACATATTCGGTTATCTGAAACATTTCAAAATAAGCAAACAAAGGAAAAGGGGCTATGGAAACCATCAAGCTAATGAAGTAAATGCCGAAGAAGGAGATAATGGAGGTACTGGAGCAAATGCAATGCTAACTTCAGTCAACAGTCAAGGGTTTACCAAAGAACAACATGAGAAATTAATCCAAATGTTTCGGACAGTGCAAGGATCCAGTGGATCAACCTCAAATTTTGAGCCTGGTGTTAGTGCTAACCTTGCTG GTGCAACACATTATATGGAATACGATAGGAACCTGCTTCATAACATAAAGAAACTTTCAAATCCCATCTTTATTAATTTACCTAATTCCTACAAAGTAAAGGTTACCATAGTAGGAAGTTTATTCTTGAACTCAGATCTTGAGATCCATAATGTGCTTGTTGTCTCTACATTCAAACACAATTTGTTGTCAGTATATCAACTTTGCAAGCAAGTTAATTGTATTCTGATATTTACTAAGCATGGGTGTTTTATACAGTCCCCTTCAATGAAGATGTATCAGCTTTTTGGTGAAGCAACATGTCTTTATATACAGAAAGATAACACTTATCAAGCCCTTTCCAAGCTTCATGTCCAAGTTTCTCCAGTTGCCAGTCAATTACCTAAGTGCAATGCCATAGAGTCTTGTCCTTTTGTGTCCAAGTCTGCTTGTTCTAAATCTTTGAGTCATGTTTATTCTGAGTCTTTAAGTCCTGTTTGTCATGAAAATTTGAATGAAAGAACCAATGAAATTATTCCTAATTGCAATGTTTCTACTCTTTAA
- the LOC142169794 gene encoding uncharacterized protein LOC142169794, with product MHTLIDGPWAVCEDFNVIVAPDEKKGGHPHTLSKSIDFINCMDDCGLFDTNFTGNTFTWCNGRNRRKMISKRLHRVITIQEWSDKFSYLRVDHLPKTGSDHNMILFQNTCNNMNFIKYFRYLNFWSNKDGWSRDTIGYVLETAKHMEDTTKVKEEEYETDDSDLNRMALHKAQEDYIRWLKTQESILRQKARVKWAEEGDAN from the exons ATGCACACTCTGATAGATGGTCCTTGGGCAGTATGCGAGGATTTCAATGTTATTGTAGCTCCTGATGAAAAGAAGGGAGGTCATCCTCATACCCTCTCTAAGagtattgattttattaattgtATGGACGATTGTGGTTTATTTGACACCAACTTCACTGGCAACACCTTCACATGGTGTAATGGTAGAAATAGAAGGAAAATGATTAGCAAAAGACTTCACAGGGTCATCACCATCCAGGAATGGTCTGACAAGTTTTCGTACCTTAGAGTCGATCATCTCCCAAAAACAGGATCAGATCACAATATGATTCTTTTCCAGAACACTTGCAACAACATgaatttcattaagtattttaGATACTTAAACTTTTGGTCTAATAAGGATGG GTGGTCTAGGGATACAATTGGGTATGTATTAGAAACAGCCAAACATATGGAGGACACTACTAAAGTAAAGGAGGAAGAATATGAAACAGATGACTCGGACCTCAACAGGATGGCTCTACACAAAGCTCAAGAAGATTATATTAGGTGGCTTAAGACTCAAGAATCCATTTTGAGGCAGAAAGCTAGGGTAAAATGGGCAGAGGAAGGCGACGCCAATTAA
- the LOC107826564 gene encoding uncharacterized protein LOC107826564, which produces MEVLSMFWFIFFILVSLLLFQLSQSATEFVDGVSKWKNSTVQIGDTIIFQHKYQYNLYIFQNQNAFTLCNFTEATLLTKSNSKSYTWRPSRPGIFYFSFNNGSGTASAASCLQGQKLAIKVSLSPELSPAAAPPFISGSIVSSSPAYTWPLPPRQTASPANSPMVPQKGSDIPFINSNPAVPLPTGEVNSATVHPFLTSGCHVTQAVKFVAIQSSLCCAIFLMLF; this is translated from the exons ATGGAAGTTCTCTCCATGTTTTGGTTCATTTTCTTCATTCTTGTAAGTCTATTACTCTTTCAGCTTTCTCAGTCAGCAACTGAATTTGTTGATGGAGTTTCAAAATGGAAAAATTCAACTGTCCAAATTGGGGATACCATCA ttttccAGCATAAGTATCAGTACAATCTCTACATTTTCCAGAACCAGAATGCCTTCACTTTATGCAATTTCACTGAAGCTACACTTCTTAccaaatccaactccaaatcctACACA TGGCGCCCATCAAGGCCTGGTATCTTTTACTTCTCATTCAACAATGGTAGTGGTACTGCGTCTGCAGCATCATGTTTACAAGGCCAAAAGCTAGCAATTAAGGTATCACTTTCACCTGAACTGTCACCAGCGGCAGCTCCACCATTTATATCTGGCAGCATTGTGTCATCTTCTCCGGCTTACACGTGGCCATTGCCTCCACGACAAACTGCTTCTCCTGCTAATAGTCCAATGGTTCCACAGAAAGGGAGTGATATTCCGTTTATAAACAGTAATCCAGCAGTTCCTTTGCCCACTGGTGAAGTAAATTCTGCTACTGTCCACCCTTTCCTCACTTCTGGTTGCCATGTAACACAG GCGGTGAAGTTTGTAGCAATTCAAAGCTCCTTGTGCTGTGCAATTTTCTTGATGCTGTTTTAA